A portion of the Marinobacter alexandrii genome contains these proteins:
- the gldD gene encoding gliding motility lipoprotein GldD: MKYFTLVFALFFVACGSDYLPKPRGYNRINLPESEYISLPDSFPYHFKYSKHAKILKDSSWISEKYWINLFYAEMGATIQITYKPVTDSIIREYLSDSYKLTSQHSVKAYAIEESIIELPSGLFASFTELEGDVPTQAQFHVSDSTDHFLRGALYFRTATKNDSLAPIIDYIKQDILYLLTTLEWRD; the protein is encoded by the coding sequence ATGAAATATTTCACACTTGTTTTTGCTTTATTTTTTGTTGCCTGTGGAAGTGATTATTTGCCTAAACCCCGGGGATATAACCGCATTAATCTTCCCGAATCTGAATATATATCGCTTCCTGATTCATTTCCATACCATTTTAAATATTCCAAACATGCTAAAATTTTAAAAGACTCTAGCTGGATATCAGAAAAGTATTGGATCAATCTATTTTATGCTGAAATGGGTGCTACTATTCAAATTACTTATAAACCTGTAACAGATTCCATTATTCGAGAATACTTGAGTGACTCGTATAAACTCACCTCTCAACATAGCGTGAAAGCTTATGCTATTGAAGAAAGTATTATTGAGCTTCCAAGTGGCCTATTTGCATCCTTCACTGAACTCGAAGGTGATGTACCTACACAAGCTCAGTTTCATGTCTCTGATAGCACGGATCATTTTTTAAGAGGAGCGTTATATTTCAGAACAGCTACTAAAAACGATTCTCTAGCTCCGATCATTGACTATATTAAGCAAGACATTTTGTATCTGCTTACTACTTTGGAATGGAGAGACTAA
- the gldE gene encoding gliding motility-associated protein GldE: METSLDDPFPTVLLSMMADLPVSFFIINGLVVLVLLCLSGLISGSEVAFFSFSHNQIMELNRSGDVKEKRISLLLHHPKRLLATILILNNLVNIFIVTISTYATWQIVGDESRQGLTIVILTSAITILIILFGEIIPKVYANHNGRAFAKLTSGMLLISYRFFKPISWFLMSVTGLIEKRMEKKGYNLSVEEINQALEISVAKEEVSEEEKGILKGIVNFGTLSVKQVMKSRMDITAIDIETDFHELMNQINKTGYSRIPIYSETVDKVEGILYIKDLLPHIVEEEDFQWQQLLRPAFFVPESKKIDDLFKDFQEKQVHIAVVIDEYGGTSGLITMEDVIEEIVGEINDEFDDESDVAYNKLDNQTFIFEGKTSLNDFCKITNSDVSVFDSVKGESESLGGLLLEINTKLPSAGEKIRFSHFVFTVVAVDQRRIKRVRAYINSDKSNVAGFED, from the coding sequence TTGGAAACATCTTTAGACGATCCATTCCCCACGGTGTTGTTAAGTATGATGGCAGACCTGCCCGTCTCCTTTTTCATAATCAATGGATTGGTGGTGCTCGTTTTGCTCTGCCTTTCAGGCCTCATTTCTGGTTCAGAAGTCGCTTTTTTCTCTTTTTCTCACAATCAAATCATGGAACTGAACAGATCTGGTGATGTGAAAGAAAAGCGGATAAGTTTATTGCTTCATCATCCAAAAAGGCTTCTGGCTACAATTCTGATCCTAAACAATCTTGTCAACATTTTTATAGTAACTATTTCTACCTATGCAACCTGGCAAATAGTGGGAGATGAGAGCAGGCAAGGTTTAACGATTGTAATCTTGACATCCGCTATTACCATCCTTATCATCTTGTTTGGAGAGATTATTCCTAAGGTTTACGCCAATCATAATGGAAGGGCTTTTGCAAAACTTACTTCTGGAATGCTTTTGATTTCCTATAGATTTTTTAAACCAATATCTTGGTTTTTAATGAGTGTGACTGGGCTAATTGAGAAAAGAATGGAGAAAAAGGGATATAACCTATCTGTAGAGGAAATCAATCAGGCCCTGGAAATTTCCGTTGCAAAAGAAGAGGTATCCGAAGAAGAAAAGGGTATTTTGAAAGGGATAGTAAACTTTGGAACCCTTTCAGTAAAACAGGTCATGAAATCGCGCATGGATATCACCGCTATTGATATAGAGACTGATTTCCACGAATTGATGAATCAAATCAACAAAACAGGGTACTCCCGAATACCTATTTATTCTGAAACCGTGGATAAGGTAGAAGGAATCCTATACATCAAAGATCTCCTCCCGCATATTGTTGAAGAAGAAGATTTTCAATGGCAACAGCTTCTACGTCCAGCATTCTTCGTCCCTGAAAGCAAGAAAATAGATGATCTCTTCAAAGATTTTCAAGAAAAACAAGTTCACATAGCAGTAGTGATTGATGAATACGGAGGTACATCTGGTTTGATTACTATGGAGGATGTGATTGAAGAAATTGTTGGTGAAATCAATGATGAGTTCGATGATGAAAGTGATGTAGCTTACAATAAGCTAGATAATCAGACTTTCATTTTTGAAGGCAAAACTTCGCTAAACGATTTTTGCAAAATCACTAATTCTGATGTTTCTGTTTTCGATTCTGTGAAAGGTGAAAGCGAATCTTTGGGTGGTCTTTTACTTGAGATTAACACCAAACTCCCTAGTGCTGGGGAGAAAATCAGATTCTCTCATTTTGTTTTTACTGTAGTAGCTGTTGATCAGAGAAGGATTAAACGTGTTAGAGCCTATATCAATTCAGACAAAAGTAACGTTGCTGGATTTGAAGATTAG
- the ssb gene encoding single-stranded DNA-binding protein, protein MSGVNKVILVGRLGKDPEVRHLENGATVANFSIATSETYKDRQTGERREQTEWHNVVLWRGLAEVVEKYVKKGDMIYVEGKLRTRSWEKDGVTRYTTEVVGDNMTMLGGGGGSSQNQQGGDYSNQQPAQAPTPVQDSGGGDATDDLPF, encoded by the coding sequence ATGTCTGGAGTAAACAAAGTAATCTTGGTTGGTCGTCTTGGTAAAGACCCTGAAGTTCGTCATCTAGAAAACGGAGCTACTGTTGCAAACTTTTCTATTGCTACATCAGAGACATACAAAGACCGTCAAACAGGGGAACGAAGGGAACAAACTGAATGGCATAACGTAGTTCTATGGAGAGGTTTGGCTGAAGTGGTCGAAAAGTATGTGAAGAAAGGTGATATGATTTATGTTGAAGGAAAACTTAGAACACGTTCTTGGGAAAAAGATGGTGTTACCAGATACACAACCGAGGTTGTGGGTGATAATATGACCATGCTTGGAGGTGGCGGAGGTTCTTCTCAAAATCAACAAGGTGGAGATTATTCAAATCAACAGCCAGCACAAGCCCCTACTCCAGTACAAGACTCAGGAGGTGGTGATGCAACTGATGATCTTCCTTTTTAA
- the mutY gene encoding A/G-specific adenine glycosylase, whose translation MEEKTFAKRLINWYTERKRDLPWRRTKDPYPVWLSEIILQQTRVDQGLPYWERFVESFPTIHDLASAPEEKVLRLWQGLGYYSRARNLHSTAKHVSENLNSFPSTYSEIIKLKGVGPYTAAAIASICFDEPRPVVDGNVYRFASRYFGIEEDISKSGTRKIFEKKLETEILEKDPGSFNQAMMEFGATVCAPKPKCDDCLFQVDCLAKTKGIEKSLPIKTGKTKVRDRFFNYLVFKFGENYMLKERIEKDVWSGLFDFYLIEGALNEEEVLEQARQKLQLSDFVLNEISEPMIHVLSHQKITAHFYEIKVDNIETISQKGNLKSYSVEEILNLPKPKLIVNYLQRVGI comes from the coding sequence ATCGAAGAGAAAACATTTGCCAAAAGGCTAATTAATTGGTACACAGAGAGAAAGCGTGACCTCCCATGGCGAAGGACAAAAGACCCATATCCAGTTTGGTTATCTGAAATCATTCTCCAGCAAACCAGAGTAGACCAGGGTCTTCCCTATTGGGAGCGTTTCGTAGAGTCTTTCCCTACTATTCATGATCTGGCAAGCGCTCCCGAAGAAAAAGTTCTCCGTCTTTGGCAGGGACTTGGCTATTATTCCAGGGCCAGAAATTTGCACTCCACAGCTAAACATGTTTCAGAAAACCTCAATAGCTTTCCCAGCACGTATTCAGAAATAATAAAGTTAAAAGGAGTTGGACCCTATACTGCTGCTGCCATTGCATCTATTTGTTTTGACGAACCTAGGCCTGTAGTAGACGGTAATGTCTATCGTTTTGCTTCAAGATATTTCGGTATAGAAGAAGATATTTCAAAAAGTGGAACGCGTAAAATTTTTGAAAAGAAGTTAGAAACTGAAATTCTAGAGAAAGATCCTGGATCTTTTAATCAGGCAATGATGGAGTTTGGTGCCACTGTATGTGCTCCTAAACCAAAGTGTGATGATTGTCTTTTCCAAGTGGACTGCCTCGCAAAAACAAAAGGTATTGAAAAAAGCCTTCCGATAAAGACCGGTAAAACAAAGGTCAGAGACCGATTCTTTAATTACTTGGTATTCAAGTTCGGTGAAAATTATATGCTTAAGGAACGGATAGAAAAGGATGTTTGGAGTGGCCTTTTTGATTTTTACCTTATCGAGGGAGCGCTAAACGAAGAAGAAGTCTTAGAGCAAGCAAGACAGAAATTGCAACTTTCAGATTTTGTATTAAATGAAATCAGTGAGCCAATGATTCATGTTTTAAGTCACCAAAAGATAACTGCTCACTTTTACGAAATAAAAGTAGATAACATTGAAACAATTTCTCAAAAAGGTAATTTAAAATCGTATTCCGTTGAGGAAATACTAAATTTGCCAAAACCTAAACTAATAGTAAATTACCTACAACGAGTAGGTATATAA
- a CDS encoding HU family DNA-binding protein has product MTKADVINEISDKTGIDKADVQASVEAFFTVVKNNMANGENVYVRGFGSFVNKKRAKKIARNISKNTAIVIDEHFIPSFKPSKIFVEKIKNSAKIK; this is encoded by the coding sequence GTGACAAAGGCCGATGTGATAAATGAAATTTCCGATAAAACCGGAATAGACAAAGCAGACGTACAGGCTTCAGTAGAAGCATTCTTCACCGTGGTAAAAAATAACATGGCCAATGGAGAGAATGTTTATGTACGAGGCTTTGGAAGCTTTGTAAATAAGAAGAGAGCAAAGAAAATAGCTCGAAATATTTCAAAGAATACCGCTATAGTGATTGATGAGCATTTCATTCCATCTTTCAAGCCATCAAAAATTTTCGTAGAGAAAATTAAAAACTCAGCAAAGATCAAGTGA
- a CDS encoding tetratricopeptide repeat protein — MTRSQLILLLGASALVVILFQLPRSVVENEQLQEVTETESHSMEIPQEVENQINELRRLINQEENVDKKANFAHSLARRFLDYGAVDSAARYAEVIQLWVQRPSELVADIYFIAYERSSGPEEAKDYAVKAREVLQKLLEKDPTNLVLKNRLAMTLVVSENPMAGVSMLREILAQDETNRQAILNLGLLAIQSGQFERAKERFENLVSLNSADHEAKLYLAVSMMEIDQQSQARLLLEEILATQDSIPAIKMMANDYLNSL; from the coding sequence GTGACAAGATCACAGTTAATTCTTCTGTTAGGAGCCAGTGCGCTCGTTGTAATCTTATTTCAATTGCCGAGAAGTGTAGTAGAGAATGAGCAATTACAGGAAGTGACTGAAACGGAAAGTCACTCAATGGAAATCCCTCAAGAAGTTGAAAATCAGATCAATGAGCTAAGAAGATTGATCAATCAGGAAGAAAATGTTGATAAAAAGGCTAACTTTGCGCATTCTTTGGCAAGACGCTTTCTCGACTATGGGGCAGTGGATAGTGCAGCACGATATGCAGAGGTTATTCAGTTATGGGTTCAAAGACCGTCTGAATTAGTCGCAGACATTTACTTTATTGCTTACGAGAGGTCTTCAGGACCAGAGGAAGCAAAAGATTACGCTGTAAAAGCTAGAGAGGTTTTACAAAAACTGTTGGAAAAAGATCCAACAAACCTAGTATTGAAAAATAGATTGGCGATGACACTTGTTGTTTCTGAAAATCCCATGGCTGGGGTGAGCATGCTCAGAGAAATCTTAGCTCAAGATGAAACAAATAGACAAGCCATTCTAAACCTTGGCCTTTTGGCAATCCAAAGTGGACAATTTGAAAGAGCCAAGGAAAGATTTGAAAATCTGGTATCACTAAATTCGGCAGATCATGAAGCCAAGCTTTATTTAGCGGTATCAATGATGGAAATAGATCAACAATCACAGGCTCGTCTGTTATTGGAGGAAATTTTGGCAACTCAAGATTCTATCCCTGCTATCAAGATGATGGCAAACGATTACTTGAATAGCCTTTAA
- a CDS encoding AURKAIP1/COX24 domain-containing protein has translation MPCGKKRKRHKISTHKRKKRLRKNRHKKK, from the coding sequence ATGCCTTGCGGTAAAAAAAGAAAGAGACATAAGATCTCGACTCACAAGAGAAAGAAAAGACTTAGAAAAAATAGACACAAGAAAAAGTAA
- a CDS encoding Rne/Rng family ribonuclease: MSNELIINSTREGCRIALLKDKRLVEFHQDGGGQTFNVGDIYLGSVKKVVQGLNAAFIDLGYEKDAFLHYLDLGPQVQSLNKFTKLTLAKKLNGTRLSGFKTEPDINKLGKMSQVLTKGQKILVQVVKEPISTKGPRLSCELSLAGRYLVMVPFSNTVNVSKKITDANERKRLQRLISSIKPEGFGVIIRTVAIGKDVKELDTDLRNLVDRWDEGMKALQTAKVRDKVIGEMNRANSILRDVLNESFDSIQVDDKDLYQEIKTFVKGIAPDKEKILKQYTGKAKIFEATGVEKQMKTSFGQSVSMLSGGYLIIEHTEALHVIDVNSGNKSNKEDNQEDTALKVNLDAADEIARQLRLRDMGGIIVIDFIDMRKIENKKKLYARMKDAMKDDRSKHTILPLSKFGLMEITRQRVRPELSITTKEVCPTCSGTGKISASIQVADQVENTVKYFFESQNEKKITIALHPYLFTYFTAGVFSRRVKWFFKYFRWVNMVEDSSKALTEFEILNAQGEPIQI; this comes from the coding sequence ATGAGTAATGAACTAATCATTAACTCAACTCGCGAAGGATGTCGTATTGCTTTACTAAAAGATAAAAGGCTTGTAGAATTTCATCAAGACGGAGGAGGTCAAACTTTCAACGTTGGTGATATTTATCTTGGATCAGTAAAGAAAGTAGTTCAGGGACTGAACGCTGCTTTTATTGATCTTGGATATGAGAAAGACGCCTTTTTACATTACCTGGATTTAGGACCTCAGGTCCAATCGTTAAATAAGTTTACAAAGCTTACACTGGCTAAAAAGCTGAACGGCACTAGACTGTCTGGCTTCAAAACAGAGCCAGATATTAATAAGCTTGGTAAAATGAGCCAAGTCCTTACGAAAGGACAAAAAATATTGGTACAGGTAGTGAAAGAGCCTATTTCAACAAAAGGCCCACGACTTTCATGCGAGTTGTCATTAGCCGGTAGATACCTGGTAATGGTACCGTTTTCAAATACGGTAAACGTATCTAAAAAAATCACAGATGCTAACGAACGTAAGCGTCTACAACGATTGATAAGCTCAATCAAGCCAGAAGGTTTCGGCGTGATCATACGTACAGTTGCCATTGGTAAAGATGTAAAAGAGCTTGACACAGATCTTAGAAACCTCGTTGACCGATGGGATGAGGGCATGAAAGCTCTTCAGACAGCTAAGGTTAGAGATAAGGTGATTGGTGAAATGAATCGAGCCAACTCTATTCTGAGAGATGTACTGAACGAAAGCTTTGACAGTATACAGGTCGATGACAAGGATTTATATCAAGAGATCAAAACTTTTGTAAAAGGGATAGCTCCTGATAAGGAAAAGATCCTGAAGCAATACACAGGAAAAGCTAAAATCTTTGAAGCCACGGGTGTAGAAAAGCAGATGAAGACCTCCTTTGGTCAATCTGTAAGCATGTTAAGTGGTGGTTATCTTATCATTGAACATACAGAAGCTCTTCATGTTATTGATGTAAATAGCGGGAATAAATCTAATAAAGAAGATAATCAGGAAGACACTGCTCTGAAGGTAAATTTGGATGCAGCGGATGAAATAGCTCGTCAGCTAAGGTTGCGCGATATGGGAGGTATCATCGTCATTGACTTCATTGATATGCGAAAAATAGAGAACAAGAAAAAGCTCTACGCAAGAATGAAGGATGCGATGAAAGATGATCGATCTAAGCATACAATTCTTCCATTATCAAAATTCGGATTGATGGAAATCACTCGTCAAAGAGTGCGTCCTGAACTTTCGATTACAACAAAGGAAGTCTGCCCAACATGTAGTGGGACAGGTAAGATTTCAGCATCTATTCAGGTTGCGGATCAAGTTGAGAATACAGTCAAGTACTTCTTTGAATCACAAAATGAGAAGAAGATAACGATTGCTCTCCATCCGTACTTATTTACATACTTTACTGCTGGAGTTTTTTCTAGACGAGTTAAATGGTTTTTCAAATATTTTCGTTGGGTTAATATGGTGGAGGATAGCTCAAAGGCACTTACTGAATTTGAGATACTCAACGCTCAAGGAGAACCGATTCAGATCTAA
- the ytxJ gene encoding bacillithiol system redox-active protein YtxJ produces MLSGLFSKKESVSVPWIQLSDASQLDKVDEDSKERPIVIFKHSTRCSISAMSLSRFERSYNEDAPFETYYLDLIAYRNISDEITDRYEVRHESPQVLLISNGKSIFNTSHMGISFDELKSEASKV; encoded by the coding sequence ATGCTATCAGGTCTATTTTCAAAAAAGGAGAGTGTAAGTGTCCCATGGATCCAATTGAGTGATGCTAGTCAATTGGATAAAGTCGATGAAGACTCAAAAGAAAGGCCTATTGTCATTTTCAAGCATAGTACGAGATGTTCCATCAGTGCAATGTCATTGAGTAGATTTGAAAGATCTTACAATGAAGATGCCCCTTTTGAGACATACTATTTAGACTTAATTGCTTACAGAAACATTTCTGATGAAATTACTGATAGGTACGAGGTTAGACATGAGTCGCCTCAAGTTCTTCTAATAAGCAATGGAAAATCAATTTTCAACACGTCTCATATGGGAATTAGTTTTGATGAATTGAAATCAGAGGCTTCCAAAGTTTAG
- the lipA gene encoding lipoyl synthase: protein MIDLPVVEKPERKKKPNWLRVKLPVGENYAKVRKLVDQHKLHTICESGNCPNMGECWGEGTATFMILGNVCTRSCTFCAVATGRPPEYDQEEPKRVAEAIKLMGVKHAVLTSVNRDELKDRGAEVWYQTVIETKKASPETTIETLIPDVKGNWDALYRMIEGGQEVVSHNMETVEGLYRRVRPQAKYNRSLEQIKLTYDAGKRTKSGIMLGLGETDEEVYKAMGDLVEHGLHILTLGQYLQPTKRHIEVAEFVHPDKFDHFKEEGLKRGLKYVESGPLVRSSYHAERHVNVPI, encoded by the coding sequence ATGATTGATTTACCAGTAGTAGAAAAACCGGAGAGAAAGAAAAAGCCGAATTGGTTACGAGTTAAGCTCCCGGTTGGAGAGAACTATGCCAAAGTTCGGAAGTTGGTGGATCAGCATAAACTTCATACCATTTGTGAAAGTGGAAACTGTCCGAATATGGGGGAGTGCTGGGGTGAGGGAACTGCTACATTCATGATTCTTGGAAATGTATGTACCAGAAGCTGTACTTTCTGTGCTGTGGCTACTGGAAGACCACCTGAATATGATCAGGAAGAACCCAAGAGAGTTGCTGAAGCGATTAAGCTGATGGGTGTAAAACATGCGGTTCTTACCTCGGTAAATAGAGATGAATTGAAAGATCGTGGAGCAGAGGTATGGTATCAAACAGTCATAGAGACGAAGAAGGCCTCCCCGGAAACTACTATCGAAACATTGATTCCTGATGTGAAAGGAAACTGGGATGCGCTTTATCGAATGATTGAAGGAGGTCAAGAAGTTGTTTCACATAATATGGAGACCGTTGAAGGTCTTTACAGAAGAGTTAGACCTCAGGCAAAGTACAATAGGAGCTTGGAGCAAATTAAGCTTACTTATGATGCAGGAAAACGAACTAAATCGGGCATCATGCTTGGTTTAGGCGAAACGGATGAGGAGGTTTACAAAGCCATGGGTGATCTAGTAGAACATGGTTTACACATTCTTACGCTCGGACAATATCTACAACCCACTAAGCGTCACATTGAGGTAGCAGAATTTGTACATCCTGACAAGTTCGATCATTTCAAAGAAGAGGGATTAAAGAGAGGACTAAAATACGTGGAGTCAGGACCCTTGGTAAGGTCTTCTTATCATGCAGAAAGACATGTGAACGTCCCTATCTAA
- a CDS encoding ATP-binding cassette domain-containing protein yields the protein MSEELLKAIIRLLVIVAKEEGEVDESEKESVRDFLYENVSRDDTKHYLKILDEYVREVDTGKDDHSQIEEITTNINHELTQQQKLVVMVRLMELIIADGIITERETELLSLIGKHFKFETEDVDAITHFVINRDPNNFPEHYSVVVSGIDDPDRTRQIYLENLKGHIAFFKLPKIDTCFFKYYGSDILSLNSLMVSPNKIKVFSTGSSIKGKRTERLYYSDIIGIFRDDVTETRVSFVAEKISYRFKKGNIGLKDVNISEPSGQLFAIMGGSGAGKSTLFNVLNGTAKPYQGSVRINGIDIYKNPRQVEGIIGFVPQDDLLIEDLTVYQNLYYAAKLCFDKKEKSELHDLVTRTLDSLGLTEAKDLKVGNPLQKTISGGQRKRLNIGLELLREPSVLFVDEPTSGLSSRDSENIMDLLKELSLRGKMVFVVIHQPSSEIFKMFDKLLILDTGGHQIYYGNPVKAVTYFKNIVEMIDKDQSACIECGNVNPEQIFNIIEMKVVDEYGRFTNKRKYSPEQWYEQFQSNIQIDTAEEATVTPEKSLELPNKLKQAKIFLQRDILSKISNRQYVLINLLEAPALALLLAIITKYAPVGSNYTFFKNENIPVFFFMSIIVALFMGLTVSAEEIIKDRKILKREAFLHLSKLSYLSSKTLILFCLSAVQTLLFVLIGCWILEVEGMTLWYWIILFSVSCFANILGLNISAGFNSVITVYILIPLLIIPQLILSGVVVDFDKLNSSFANRQKVPLIGELMTSRWAYEALAVTQFRDNPFNKEFYDLDREVAINTYKAIYYAKYLQEHLDYCYENKEFNGRKAELDLIRNEVKKQLSIFGDDKLAVADQITDSSLSQEVYKQTADFLSAIRSVYNTRRKNAKNELDKLIDSKTATEELEEKYQKEKQQYQNERIGQMLKNIQTKRRILVSGDELVQKIYPVYATNEHPNHALDFRTNFYYPEKFIAGNYIDTKVFNVLIIWSMTILLFIAAYFDWLRKILRSGKF from the coding sequence ATGAGTGAAGAACTTCTTAAAGCGATCATCAGACTTCTAGTAATAGTAGCTAAAGAAGAAGGTGAGGTTGATGAAAGTGAGAAAGAAAGCGTTCGTGATTTTCTCTATGAAAATGTGAGTAGAGATGACACCAAACACTACCTCAAAATTCTGGATGAATATGTTCGAGAGGTGGATACAGGGAAGGATGATCATAGTCAGATTGAAGAGATCACAACAAATATTAACCATGAACTGACGCAGCAACAAAAGCTCGTTGTGATGGTAAGGTTAATGGAGTTGATCATTGCAGATGGTATCATCACCGAAAGAGAAACTGAACTTCTTAGTCTTATTGGCAAACACTTCAAATTTGAAACTGAGGACGTAGATGCAATCACACATTTTGTAATAAATAGAGATCCCAACAATTTTCCAGAACACTATTCTGTAGTGGTTTCCGGTATTGATGACCCAGATAGGACACGTCAAATTTATTTGGAAAATCTAAAAGGACACATTGCGTTTTTCAAATTACCAAAAATTGATACCTGCTTTTTCAAATATTATGGATCAGACATTCTGAGTCTTAATAGCCTCATGGTATCTCCCAATAAGATAAAGGTATTCTCCACGGGTAGCTCCATTAAAGGCAAAAGAACAGAGCGACTTTATTATAGCGATATCATTGGAATTTTCCGTGACGATGTAACCGAAACCCGTGTTTCTTTTGTAGCAGAAAAAATTTCCTATCGGTTTAAGAAAGGGAATATCGGACTTAAAGATGTCAATATTTCTGAGCCTTCAGGTCAGCTTTTTGCTATTATGGGAGGAAGTGGTGCCGGAAAATCCACTCTTTTTAATGTATTAAATGGAACTGCTAAACCGTATCAAGGATCTGTTCGAATCAATGGGATTGATATCTATAAAAACCCAAGGCAAGTAGAAGGGATCATTGGATTCGTGCCGCAAGATGACCTTCTTATTGAAGACCTTACAGTCTATCAAAATCTTTATTATGCTGCTAAGCTTTGTTTCGATAAAAAAGAAAAATCAGAGTTACATGATCTTGTAACACGAACGCTCGATTCCTTAGGATTGACAGAAGCAAAAGACCTAAAAGTGGGAAATCCCCTACAAAAAACAATCAGTGGAGGTCAAAGGAAACGACTAAACATTGGACTTGAGTTGTTACGGGAACCATCTGTATTGTTTGTTGATGAACCGACCAGTGGGCTCTCGTCGAGAGATTCTGAAAACATCATGGATTTGTTGAAAGAGCTTTCTCTTCGAGGCAAGATGGTGTTCGTAGTTATTCATCAACCATCTTCCGAGATCTTCAAGATGTTTGACAAGCTTCTGATCCTAGATACTGGTGGGCATCAGATTTATTATGGAAATCCGGTCAAAGCAGTCACCTACTTCAAGAACATTGTCGAAATGATCGACAAAGATCAGAGTGCCTGTATTGAATGTGGTAATGTTAATCCTGAGCAGATTTTCAATATCATAGAGATGAAAGTGGTCGACGAATATGGTCGCTTCACAAATAAGCGGAAGTATTCACCAGAACAGTGGTATGAGCAGTTTCAATCCAATATCCAAATTGATACTGCTGAGGAAGCTACTGTGACCCCAGAAAAATCTCTGGAGCTACCTAATAAATTAAAACAGGCAAAAATCTTCCTTCAAAGAGATATCCTGTCTAAAATAAGTAATCGTCAATACGTACTGATAAACCTGCTGGAAGCACCCGCATTAGCTTTGCTTCTCGCTATCATCACCAAATATGCGCCTGTCGGAAGCAACTATACATTCTTCAAAAATGAGAACATCCCGGTTTTCTTTTTCATGAGCATCATCGTCGCTCTTTTTATGGGATTGACAGTAAGTGCCGAAGAAATTATCAAGGATAGAAAAATCTTAAAACGAGAGGCATTCCTACATCTAAGTAAGCTCAGTTACCTCTCATCAAAAACACTCATTTTGTTCTGCCTATCAGCTGTACAAACATTGCTGTTTGTCCTTATTGGCTGTTGGATACTTGAAGTTGAAGGTATGACGTTGTGGTATTGGATTATCCTATTTTCCGTTTCCTGTTTTGCCAATATATTAGGTCTAAATATTTCTGCTGGATTTAATTCAGTCATTACCGTTTACATACTTATACCTCTTTTGATCATTCCTCAACTCATCTTAAGTGGAGTAGTAGTTGATTTTGATAAATTAAATTCCTCTTTTGCCAACCGACAAAAAGTACCTTTGATAGGAGAATTAATGACATCTCGTTGGGCGTATGAAGCATTGGCAGTAACGCAGTTCAGAGATAACCCATTCAACAAGGAGTTTTATGATTTAGACAGAGAGGTTGCAATCAATACCTACAAGGCTATCTATTATGCCAAATATCTCCAAGAGCATTTAGACTATTGCTATGAAAACAAGGAGTTCAATGGCAGAAAGGCTGAACTCGATTTGATCAGAAATGAAGTGAAGAAACAACTAAGCATTTTCGGAGACGACAAGCTTGCTGTTGCAGATCAAATAACTGACTCTTCGCTTTCCCAAGAAGTGTATAAACAAACTGCTGACTTCCTTTCTGCTATTCGTAGTGTCTACAATACACGCAGAAAGAATGCCAAGAATGAACTTGATAAACTTATTGACAGCAAAACAGCAACTGAAGAACTTGAAGAAAAGTATCAGAAAGAAAAACAACAATACCAGAATGAGCGAATCGGTCAGATGCTAAAAAACATTCAAACCAAGCGAAGAATCCTAGTTTCAGGGGATGAGTTGGTTCAGAAAATCTATCCTGTTTATGCTACGAATGAGCATCCAAATCACGCACTGGACTTCAGAACTAATTTCTACTACCCTGAGAAGTTTATCGCAGGGAACTACATTGACACTAAAGTTTTCAATGTGTTAATTATCTGGTCAATGACCATCCTTCTTTTCATAGCAGCCTATTTTGACTGGCTAAGAAAAATCTTAAGGAGTGGTAAGTTCTAA